In Parabacteroides timonensis, the following proteins share a genomic window:
- a CDS encoding DUF3945 domain-containing protein, which yields MKLREALDTYMFNNVGQFGGIAESLGYQTEYRDGYFRFRKDGEELSMSVSEIREKAGAKYDENLRDQSKERVSGLFDKERANDPKYVAELEKEGISIKRWENLKGHDKDGFTVIDHRLKVCYTGQSLYEYAYRQGNILDGKGTKLEKGVMSDLMEIHGKPGKLRFNDDGISVFYRKETLVIPDKVLGKKLGKKEKEQLLAGDIVPLNVNRKEILLQVDRDLNSVIVRTNHEIKIPDVIGQTGEYGGYKLTKADKYLLANGHALENKLLHSPEGYFIADIQLTDDKKGVMIQNIQSITSSKAQELIKAMTPKLEAHAVSLGTAENRKHEVERNMEAEFREAVGKHDFEKIGKLKEEGYKPSEEFIKGIGKEHGLDEKQTHEVIQLFGTKPEKQGEHERQAARLLDAAQTSNFHIIQEIQKEGYQLSQQDLTRMRETGVQANTLIAVQKIFGMEGSTKTLGDVKLASTPKPDNSKEMARPIASTINRAFNDL from the coding sequence ATGAAACTGAGAGAAGCATTAGACACCTATATGTTCAACAACGTAGGACAGTTCGGCGGCATCGCTGAATCACTGGGCTACCAAACCGAATACCGAGACGGATATTTCCGATTCCGCAAAGACGGGGAAGAGCTGAGCATGAGCGTAAGCGAAATCAGGGAAAAAGCCGGAGCAAAGTACGATGAAAACCTTCGTGACCAATCAAAAGAACGCGTATCCGGCCTTTTTGACAAGGAACGTGCCAATGATCCTAAATATGTCGCCGAGCTGGAGAAGGAGGGCATCAGCATCAAGCGATGGGAGAACCTGAAAGGACATGACAAGGACGGCTTTACCGTCATCGACCATCGCCTGAAAGTATGCTATACCGGACAATCGCTCTACGAATACGCCTACAGGCAAGGAAACATCCTCGACGGCAAAGGTACCAAACTGGAGAAAGGCGTCATGTCCGACCTGATGGAAATACACGGCAAACCCGGAAAACTCCGTTTCAATGACGACGGTATCTCTGTTTTCTACCGCAAAGAAACATTGGTCATTCCGGACAAAGTATTGGGAAAAAAGTTAGGCAAGAAAGAAAAGGAGCAACTGCTCGCCGGTGACATCGTACCTCTGAACGTAAACAGAAAGGAGATCCTGCTGCAAGTGGATAGGGATCTGAACTCTGTCATCGTGCGTACCAACCATGAGATCAAGATCCCCGACGTCATTGGGCAGACTGGCGAATACGGGGGCTACAAATTAACCAAAGCCGACAAATACCTACTCGCCAACGGCCATGCTCTGGAGAATAAGTTGCTGCACAGTCCGGAAGGCTACTTCATCGCCGACATCCAACTGACGGATGACAAGAAAGGAGTCATGATACAGAACATACAGAGCATCACATCCAGCAAGGCACAAGAACTGATCAAGGCGATGACACCTAAACTGGAAGCCCATGCGGTCAGTCTGGGAACGGCAGAGAACCGGAAACACGAAGTGGAACGCAATATGGAAGCTGAGTTTAGAGAAGCGGTGGGCAAACATGACTTTGAAAAGATCGGGAAGCTCAAAGAGGAAGGATATAAACCCAGTGAAGAGTTTATCAAAGGAATTGGCAAGGAACACGGTCTGGATGAGAAGCAAACCCATGAAGTCATCCAGCTGTTCGGCACCAAGCCGGAAAAACAGGGCGAACATGAAAGGCAGGCGGCACGTCTGTTGGATGCCGCACAGACCAGCAATTTTCATATCATCCAAGAGATACAGAAAGAAGGCTACCAGCTCAGCCAACAAGACCTTACCCGAATGCGTGAAACAGGTGTGCAAGCCAACACGCTGATAGCCGTACAAAAGATTTTCGGAATGGAAGGCAGCACAAAGACACTGGGAGATGTCAAACTGGCCAGCACCCCCAAACCCGACAACAGCAAGGAAATGGCCCGTCCGATAGCCAGCACCATCAACCGGGCTTTCAATGACTTATAA
- a CDS encoding ArdC family protein, with the protein MDTASDKALQRFAELMIEKIKQVEDNWQKPWFGINGGGLPQNIEGRTYNGVNSFMLFLLSEKEQYSLPVYMTFMQAKDSGLNILKGEKSFPVIYWNFSVRDKNGKKIPFDVYKNLDKNEQQEYKVTPFLKTYNVFNVQQTNLQETKPEKWEALKEQFKIPAIKDEQGMLTVPLIDAMVREQQWICPIYSKEGNSAYHARGEDNHIVVPLKGQFKDGENFYSTLLHEMAHSTGEPEHLNREKGVIFGDKQYAKEELVAELTSATVGQSLGISTYIREENAMYLKNWLGALKEDPKFIYNILADVGKASNMIQEHASRMEQYLTPEERFTLAVLQDNRPVLEQMKNEGFIPSSRQLESLAANHPTASNLETLYGTFGISLPVMEAEPAMKNTDEPQLGL; encoded by the coding sequence ATGGATACAGCAAGTGACAAAGCATTACAGCGTTTCGCCGAACTGATGATCGAGAAGATAAAGCAGGTGGAAGATAACTGGCAGAAGCCTTGGTTCGGGATAAATGGTGGGGGACTTCCGCAAAATATCGAGGGAAGAACCTACAACGGAGTAAATTCCTTCATGTTGTTTCTACTTTCGGAAAAAGAGCAGTACAGCCTGCCGGTCTATATGACCTTCATGCAAGCCAAGGACAGCGGCCTTAACATACTGAAAGGAGAAAAGTCATTCCCGGTCATTTACTGGAATTTCTCAGTAAGAGACAAGAACGGAAAGAAAATACCTTTCGACGTATATAAGAACCTGGATAAAAACGAGCAGCAGGAATATAAGGTCACGCCGTTTCTGAAGACATACAATGTGTTCAACGTACAGCAGACCAATCTTCAGGAAACGAAACCGGAAAAATGGGAAGCATTGAAGGAGCAATTCAAGATACCGGCCATCAAGGATGAGCAAGGGATGCTCACCGTGCCTCTGATTGATGCGATGGTACGGGAACAGCAATGGATCTGCCCCATTTATTCCAAGGAAGGAAATAGTGCTTACCATGCAAGGGGAGAAGATAACCATATCGTCGTACCACTGAAGGGGCAGTTTAAGGACGGAGAGAATTTCTACTCCACACTACTTCATGAGATGGCGCACTCGACTGGGGAGCCTGAACATCTGAACCGGGAAAAAGGCGTGATTTTCGGAGACAAGCAATATGCCAAAGAGGAACTGGTTGCCGAACTCACCTCCGCTACCGTCGGGCAAAGCCTGGGAATATCCACCTATATCCGGGAAGAGAATGCCATGTATCTGAAGAACTGGCTGGGAGCCTTGAAAGAAGATCCCAAATTCATCTATAACATCCTTGCCGATGTAGGTAAAGCCAGTAATATGATCCAGGAACACGCCTCACGGATGGAACAGTACCTCACACCGGAGGAACGGTTTACGCTGGCCGTCCTGCAAGACAACCGTCCGGTATTGGAGCAGATGAAGAATGAAGGTTTTATTCCTTCATCCCGGCAATTGGAAAGCCTCGCCGCCAACCATCCCACGGCAAGCAACCTTGAAACACTATACGGCACTTTCGGCATTTCGCTGCCTGTCATGGAAGCGGAACCGGCCATGAAAAATACGGATGAGCCACAGCTCGGATTATAA
- a CDS encoding single-stranded DNA-binding protein: MSHSSDYKLLKTIIMFTGQIIGYVGADARQNKNGKGFNFHVSTKYKNVNNEEQTLWVCCFVNYESKVFEYLKKGTQVYVCGDVYADVFQKDDGSHIPSVSLTVSRIELLGKAEKKENGDGTATGQPQ; encoded by the coding sequence ATGAGCCACAGCTCGGATTATAAACTTTTAAAAACCATCATTATGTTTACAGGACAAATTATCGGTTATGTCGGTGCGGATGCCCGGCAGAACAAGAACGGGAAAGGATTCAACTTCCATGTATCCACCAAGTACAAGAACGTGAACAACGAGGAACAGACCCTATGGGTATGCTGCTTCGTAAATTACGAGAGTAAGGTCTTTGAGTATCTGAAAAAAGGGACACAGGTATATGTCTGCGGCGATGTGTATGCCGATGTATTCCAGAAGGATGACGGTAGCCACATTCCATCCGTCAGCCTGACCGTCTCACGCATTGAGCTACTGGGAAAGGCTGAGAAAAAAGAGAACGGCGACGGAACGGCAACCGGACAACCCCAATAA
- a CDS encoding type IV secretory system conjugative DNA transfer family protein produces MEREKKDLSFILILLSTLIGTAVLFQWAIVTGLYAPLRNPAMWERLMEKDALFRFLYVILIGGLAFLFPVGKVKDENKKWVYTSMTLVSASMLVIGFSRLSAWYNLFVFPTVFVAYTLLVIKTLPYFIRRHAQSDDSIFGLSREESAFYFRFETASGPLVIHKPQQNVYIDGGPGSGKSESWIKGIIYQCAERNYAGFVYDWEGDPTKDKSPILSRIAYGSIEYFRAKGVETPRFAYINFVDMSRTVRVNVLSPKYMSKGNESLFIRNIIITLMKNLEASWKEKTDFWANNAINYVYSIAYKCFKERELGICTLPHVIALALSDSNLVFHWLSEDPEIALNMSSMLTAWKLGAQQQTAGAVSSAQTPLVLLNNKYIFWVLSPLPEEEFSLDITNKEHPTLLCVGNAPTIKEAVSPAISCIGSVLMSQMNNPGKATSVFMVDEFPTILLQGIDTFIGTARKHNVATILAVQDFNQAVRDYGEKSANILKASCGTQAYGMTGNEKTAKDIENLLGEKKEAQESYSHQTSGSGSVTESLQKEKVLKARDIAGQAAGHFIGKIAGGKPPFFNVQMDMCRFEEKEIPRFSLPVKLGNGKEKMELEILEEIIQQNYIKIIEDVNAILKKIEDKLKEKSAVPAAGTHKTEQKIIR; encoded by the coding sequence ATGGAAAGAGAGAAGAAAGACCTGTCATTCATCCTGATCCTGCTATCCACGCTCATCGGGACAGCCGTACTGTTTCAGTGGGCTATCGTTACGGGATTATACGCTCCACTACGTAATCCGGCCATGTGGGAAAGGCTGATGGAAAAGGATGCCCTATTCCGGTTTCTCTACGTCATCCTGATCGGCGGTCTTGCTTTTCTCTTCCCGGTAGGCAAGGTGAAAGACGAAAACAAGAAATGGGTTTACACCAGTATGACATTGGTTTCGGCATCCATGCTGGTTATCGGATTCAGCCGGTTATCAGCGTGGTATAACCTATTTGTGTTTCCTACTGTGTTTGTGGCATACACGCTGCTTGTCATCAAGACTCTGCCTTATTTCATCCGGCGCCATGCCCAATCCGATGACAGCATTTTCGGGTTAAGCCGGGAAGAATCAGCTTTCTACTTCCGCTTTGAGACCGCCTCCGGTCCGTTGGTCATCCATAAGCCGCAGCAGAATGTCTATATTGACGGCGGTCCGGGAAGCGGTAAATCGGAAAGCTGGATCAAGGGAATCATCTATCAGTGTGCCGAGCGCAACTATGCCGGATTCGTGTACGACTGGGAGGGTGATCCCACCAAGGACAAGTCACCCATCCTCTCACGTATCGCCTACGGAAGCATTGAATACTTCCGGGCTAAAGGAGTGGAGACACCCCGTTTCGCCTATATCAATTTCGTGGATATGTCACGCACGGTCAGGGTAAACGTACTCTCTCCGAAATATATGTCAAAGGGTAACGAATCGCTGTTCATCCGTAACATCATCATCACGCTGATGAAAAATCTGGAAGCCAGTTGGAAAGAAAAAACAGACTTTTGGGCCAACAATGCCATTAACTACGTCTATTCAATCGCCTACAAATGTTTCAAGGAGAGGGAGCTTGGCATCTGTACGTTGCCCCATGTGATAGCCCTTGCCCTTTCGGACAGCAACCTGGTATTCCATTGGCTGTCGGAAGATCCTGAAATCGCATTGAACATGTCCTCGATGCTGACCGCCTGGAAGTTGGGCGCACAACAGCAGACAGCCGGAGCCGTATCATCCGCACAGACTCCGCTGGTACTCCTGAACAACAAATACATCTTCTGGGTGTTGTCGCCACTTCCCGAAGAAGAGTTCTCTTTGGATATAACCAACAAGGAACACCCAACGCTGTTATGCGTAGGCAATGCGCCCACCATCAAGGAGGCCGTATCTCCCGCCATTTCCTGCATCGGCAGCGTACTGATGTCGCAGATGAACAATCCCGGCAAAGCAACCAGCGTATTCATGGTCGATGAATTTCCGACCATCCTGTTACAAGGCATCGACACCTTCATCGGTACCGCCCGGAAACACAATGTCGCCACCATCCTTGCCGTCCAGGACTTCAACCAAGCGGTCAGGGACTATGGAGAGAAGAGTGCCAACATCCTGAAAGCCTCTTGCGGGACACAAGCCTACGGCATGACCGGAAACGAGAAGACGGCCAAGGACATCGAGAACCTGCTTGGCGAGAAGAAAGAGGCACAGGAATCCTATTCCCACCAGACAAGTGGAAGCGGCAGCGTAACGGAAAGCCTGCAAAAAGAAAAGGTCTTAAAGGCAAGGGACATTGCCGGGCAAGCAGCCGGGCACTTCATCGGCAAGATTGCCGGAGGTAAGCCGCCATTCTTCAACGTGCAGATGGATATGTGCCGTTTTGAAGAGAAGGAGATACCCCGTTTCTCCTTGCCAGTCAAACTGGGCAACGGCAAAGAAAAGATGGAACTGGAAATCCTGGAAGAGATTATCCAGCAGAACTACATTAAAATCATTGAAGATGTCAACGCTATCCTTAAAAAGATAGAGGACAAATTAAAGGAAAAGTCAGCAGTTCCGGCAGCCGGGACACATAAGACAGAACAAAAAATCATCCGATAA
- a CDS encoding ATP-binding protein, translating to MKFKQFIDRQDSLKRLRNALLRTSPQFLVIYGRRRIGKSTLIKKIMQDKDVYFLSDQTNEANQRALFAKAIAYSIPRFDKVVYPDWETLLLELNDRLSERISVCLDEFPYMVKSCASLPSVIQKLLNGKTLKYDLIICGSSQQLMQGYVLDKREPLYGLADEIIKLPPIPVSYIGQALNVNTIAAVEEYSIWGGIPRYWELRADYPDMDTAIRELVLDTKGILAEEPQRLLRDDLRDTIQTSTILSIIGNGVNRITEIASRAGKEATQISEPLSKLRKLGYIKREIPFGESEKKSKKGIYRINDNMLQFYYRFIAPHRSILELRRIDTVMHLINAQFTQHVGDCWEHLCRQYISGNEIDGIVYNIAYKWWGKIFPEGNKEGTMIELDVVAESFDKKHILIGECKWTNKEDAQRLAWTLSEKAAHLPFIKDGQEVHLVLFLKQEPEHQESIRYFLPEDIIETI from the coding sequence ATGAAGTTCAAGCAATTTATAGACAGACAGGATTCTTTGAAGAGATTGCGCAATGCTCTTTTAAGAACATCCCCCCAGTTTCTTGTCATATACGGCAGAAGACGTATCGGTAAATCCACGCTCATTAAAAAGATCATGCAAGACAAGGATGTCTATTTTCTGAGTGACCAAACGAATGAGGCCAACCAACGAGCCTTGTTTGCCAAAGCTATCGCCTACAGCATACCTCGATTTGATAAGGTCGTTTATCCTGATTGGGAAACACTACTATTGGAACTAAACGACAGGCTATCTGAACGTATATCCGTTTGTCTGGACGAATTTCCTTATATGGTTAAAAGTTGTGCTTCATTACCTTCTGTTATCCAGAAGTTGCTTAATGGAAAGACGCTCAAATATGACCTGATTATTTGCGGATCATCGCAACAACTCATGCAAGGATATGTATTGGACAAAAGAGAGCCTCTATACGGATTGGCAGATGAAATTATCAAACTGCCTCCAATTCCTGTGTCCTACATCGGCCAAGCTTTAAATGTAAACACAATTGCCGCAGTAGAAGAATATTCCATCTGGGGTGGCATTCCTCGTTACTGGGAGTTACGTGCAGATTATCCAGATATGGACACTGCCATACGGGAATTGGTTTTAGATACCAAAGGCATATTGGCCGAAGAACCGCAACGACTTCTTCGGGACGATTTACGGGATACAATACAAACCTCCACCATCCTTTCCATCATCGGAAATGGGGTCAACCGCATAACTGAAATTGCATCAAGAGCGGGAAAAGAAGCAACTCAGATATCCGAGCCTCTGAGTAAACTACGAAAATTAGGTTATATAAAACGTGAGATACCTTTCGGCGAAAGTGAGAAAAAGAGCAAAAAAGGTATCTATCGCATCAATGACAATATGTTACAGTTCTATTATCGTTTCATCGCTCCACACCGTTCTATCTTGGAATTAAGGCGTATCGATACCGTCATGCACCTCATTAACGCACAATTTACCCAACATGTAGGTGACTGTTGGGAGCATCTTTGCCGACAATATATAAGTGGCAACGAGATTGACGGTATTGTCTATAATATCGCCTACAAATGGTGGGGAAAAATATTTCCTGAAGGCAACAAAGAGGGGACAATGATAGAATTGGATGTTGTTGCAGAATCATTCGACAAGAAACATATACTCATTGGAGAATGTAAATGGACGAACAAAGAAGATGCTCAACGATTAGCCTGGACTCTATCAGAGAAAGCTGCCCATCTTCCGTTTATCAAAGACGGTCAAGAAGTACATCTCGTCCTTTTTCTAAAGCAAGAACCAGAACATCAGGAATCAATCCGATACTTTCTTCCAGAAGATATTATAGAAACCATCTAA
- a CDS encoding toprim domain-containing protein, with protein MKVDFNQIKTTISLPDFLLELGWKIVEGSSNSCPKMSNGTHTIVIKRNSQNQYTYWDVHSDSVRGRSIMDLMQEHLLETTGKMPTLRKVGEILQNYINTNRITTPEKSRYEVGSTSMGTDELHFYLRQLQTYKGNYLSKRGILKESIESRFFKDTFFIREVKNKGSVYRNVCIKMYNENGVQAISQRNEAFKGILGGKFDCLATSNHDKSRPIDILYIGESFIDCISHYQLCHSGSDLNLVYVSTEGTFTEGQMRLLRLILDKNQVKELRSIFDNDKQGHKYTLWLHRYFHGDTTDVESLSNDELRNKVQELKNVELSENKDWNDDLKVSCGIYTSTDGGQ; from the coding sequence ATGAAAGTCGATTTCAATCAGATAAAAACAACCATTTCTCTGCCCGATTTCCTGCTGGAGCTGGGATGGAAAATCGTGGAAGGCTCTTCCAACTCCTGTCCCAAAATGAGCAACGGAACGCATACCATCGTCATCAAGCGGAACTCGCAGAACCAATATACTTATTGGGACGTGCATAGCGACAGCGTGCGTGGCCGAAGCATCATGGATCTGATGCAGGAACATCTACTTGAAACAACCGGAAAAATGCCGACCTTGCGCAAGGTGGGAGAGATCCTTCAGAACTACATCAACACCAACCGCATCACGACACCCGAAAAAAGCCGGTATGAAGTCGGTAGCACAAGCATGGGAACGGACGAACTGCATTTCTACCTACGCCAACTGCAAACTTACAAAGGAAACTATCTCTCAAAAAGAGGTATATTGAAAGAAAGCATCGAAAGCCGGTTCTTCAAAGACACTTTCTTTATCCGTGAAGTAAAGAACAAAGGGAGTGTTTACCGAAACGTGTGTATCAAGATGTACAATGAAAACGGTGTACAAGCCATTTCACAGCGGAATGAGGCGTTCAAGGGTATTCTCGGTGGCAAGTTCGACTGTCTGGCAACCAGCAACCATGACAAAAGCCGCCCGATAGACATTCTATACATCGGGGAGTCATTTATCGACTGTATCTCCCACTATCAGCTATGTCATTCCGGAAGCGACCTCAATCTCGTATATGTATCTACGGAAGGGACATTCACGGAAGGACAAATGAGGCTATTACGCCTGATTCTTGACAAGAACCAGGTAAAGGAGCTTCGGAGCATCTTTGACAACGACAAGCAAGGACACAAATACACCCTATGGCTGCATCGTTACTTTCATGGCGATACGACTGATGTCGAAAGCCTGAGCAACGATGAACTCCGTAACAAGGTACAGGAACTGAAGAACGTCGAACTTTCGGAAAACAAGGATTGGAACGATGATTTGAAAGTCTCGTGTGGTATCTATACCTCCACGGATGGCGGCCAGTAA
- a CDS encoding single-stranded DNA-binding protein, protein MKKIENSFAVTGFIGKDAEIRSFETASVARFSIAVSRADKAGEETFYVSAFMGIEAWRKNEAVDSFDVLKKGELITIEGYFKPEEWTDSKSGEKRNRIIMVATKFYPTPEKEEKPDQPKKKAASKKKKATK, encoded by the coding sequence ATGAAAAAGATTGAAAATTCATTTGCAGTAACAGGTTTTATTGGTAAGGATGCAGAAATCCGTAGTTTTGAAACAGCAAGTGTAGCACGCTTTTCTATCGCAGTCAGCCGTGCAGATAAGGCAGGTGAAGAAACCTTTTATGTTTCCGCTTTTATGGGAATTGAAGCTTGGAGAAAGAATGAAGCAGTGGATTCCTTCGATGTATTGAAAAAAGGTGAGCTGATTACCATTGAAGGCTACTTCAAGCCGGAAGAATGGACGGATTCTAAAAGTGGGGAGAAGCGTAACCGCATCATTATGGTAGCCACCAAGTTTTATCCTACTCCGGAAAAAGAAGAAAAACCGGATCAGCCTAAAAAGAAGGCTGCATCTAAAAAGAAAAAAGCAACCAAATGA
- a CDS encoding type II toxin-antitoxin system HipA family toxin: MKKEPIIVNVYLWGTCIGKLNWNFEKHCSVFQFTDEYRKQDYDICPSTHSKRTPLFASFYGNKDKLYQGLPEFLADALPDKWGASLFDQWLTDNNIKVTESLPLLKLSYIGKRTMGALEFEPEFNDGDIQETVDMSSLATLASKIYNDRDAAVISPEDSLTMKKLVYLGTSAGGMRPKAVIAYNTETGEFRSGQVDLPENFKQYIIKFKESDDSPTTEIEMIYSEMAAAAGINMMPCFLKEIDGRNHFVTERFDRKGGEKIFSQTLAAIMPGADDYMKLCWIADTLKLSQEDKDQVFIRMVFNYVAGISDDHNKNISFIMDKTGTWRLSPAYDVMFTANTWENSSAHIHSMGVMGKRSALTTSDFVNFAEDFVEEPEKKILQVFDAVSSFQSLCAKYGIGKAISDKIQHVLDGLVIDDLNLLESKKSK; this comes from the coding sequence ATGAAGAAAGAGCCGATTATAGTGAATGTATATCTGTGGGGAACTTGCATTGGCAAATTGAATTGGAACTTTGAAAAGCATTGTTCTGTATTCCAATTTACGGATGAATATAGGAAACAAGATTATGATATATGTCCTTCCACTCATTCTAAGAGAACCCCTTTGTTCGCGTCTTTTTATGGGAATAAAGATAAGTTATATCAAGGGCTTCCGGAATTTCTTGCAGATGCGCTTCCTGACAAATGGGGGGCTTCCTTGTTTGACCAGTGGCTCACGGATAACAATATAAAGGTTACGGAATCATTACCTCTATTGAAACTTTCCTATATTGGAAAGAGGACTATGGGAGCATTGGAATTTGAACCGGAATTTAATGATGGTGACATCCAAGAAACGGTGGATATGTCATCATTGGCAACGTTGGCTTCTAAAATATATAATGATAGGGATGCTGCCGTCATATCACCAGAGGATAGCCTTACGATGAAAAAGTTGGTATATCTTGGAACCTCTGCCGGTGGTATGCGTCCAAAGGCAGTGATAGCCTATAATACTGAAACGGGAGAGTTCCGTTCCGGCCAGGTGGATTTACCCGAAAATTTCAAACAGTATATCATAAAATTCAAAGAGTCTGACGACTCTCCTACCACAGAGATAGAAATGATATATAGCGAAATGGCAGCAGCGGCAGGGATTAACATGATGCCATGTTTCCTGAAAGAAATTGATGGGAGAAATCATTTCGTAACGGAAAGGTTTGATCGTAAGGGTGGAGAAAAGATTTTTAGCCAGACCCTTGCAGCCATTATGCCGGGAGCAGATGATTATATGAAGCTATGTTGGATAGCGGATACTCTGAAACTTTCTCAGGAAGACAAAGACCAGGTATTTATCAGGATGGTATTTAATTATGTCGCAGGTATATCTGATGACCATAATAAGAATATTTCATTTATCATGGACAAGACAGGAACATGGCGTTTGTCGCCTGCATACGATGTGATGTTCACGGCAAATACATGGGAAAATTCTTCTGCACACATTCATTCGATGGGCGTGATGGGCAAAAGGTCTGCCTTGACCACAAGTGATTTCGTTAACTTTGCCGAGGATTTTGTAGAGGAACCCGAAAAGAAGATATTACAGGTGTTCGATGCTGTAAGTAGCTTTCAATCATTATGTGCCAAATATGGCATAGGCAAGGCTATATCTGATAAAATCCAACATGTGTTGGATGGATTGGTCATCGATGATTTGAACTTGTTGGAGTCGAAGAAAAGTAAGTAA
- a CDS encoding helix-turn-helix domain-containing protein, with product MKKIYDTYTIYEFSDESIVKEICKRVKAIRLSCCFSQQEFADKAGVSIITIKRIESCKVSDIALSTLLKILRISGTLEGVVGLVPELPDSPFLINEKIGKRIQRINSKRKMV from the coding sequence ATGAAAAAAATATATGATACATATACAATATATGAATTTTCAGATGAAAGTATTGTTAAGGAAATATGCAAGAGGGTTAAGGCTATACGGCTTAGCTGCTGTTTTTCTCAGCAAGAATTTGCAGACAAGGCGGGAGTATCCATCATTACGATTAAAAGAATAGAATCTTGCAAAGTAAGTGATATTGCCCTAAGTACATTGCTTAAGATTTTGCGTATAAGTGGGACTCTTGAGGGCGTTGTCGGTCTGGTTCCGGAACTTCCGGACTCGCCATTCCTTATCAATGAAAAGATAGGCAAGAGAATACAAAGAATTAACAGTAAACGTAAGATGGTATGA